Part of the Vigna angularis cultivar LongXiaoDou No.4 chromosome 1, ASM1680809v1, whole genome shotgun sequence genome, atattagtCATATATATACTAGACCTAAAACTTATTTCAGCCTCAGCAAAACGGTTTTAAGAATTTTCTTTGCAGGGAGTCTAACCATTGATGATAGTATCTGAGTGTATGTAAACTAGTGCTTGTGGAAGATTATGCTTTATATGGTCATCTGTACTCTAATATTATACCTTTCTTTTGAACAGAGAAACTGAAAGTCAGTCGCTTTTAATTACATTTCTTTGTCATTTCTTTTACAGAAGATCAAATGCTATGTACGCTTGTTGTTTATATAATGCCATGTCATTGTCTTGGACTTCGAAAATTTCTTTGTACTTCAAATTTGTGATATtcaaaaaatgagaaaatttttttttatccatcTTGCAGATTGCTCTGGAAAGGAAATTGGTTCATACAAGAGAAAAGTTGTAAGATCCTTGCTTTAATTGTCAGGTAATACAAACTCGAGATCTTTTCacattttaattctaaaaaactTCTCAGACTTTGATTAAATATCAGATTCAAGCTGTATAAGTTATTGCCttacaagttattacagaattTCACCCTTTTCTGATAATAGTGTCAGGCCAAAAAATCAGAATGGTGTTGTGTCTAATGGAGAAGCATCAAATGGAAAGAAGCCATTTACCACTATTGATGATGTTTTGATAGGATTAGTAAAATGGCTTTGTGAACAGGTATGCGATACTGAAAATTGTTTCCATCTCTCTAGATCCACTGGATAATAGTAATTCACAGATATGTTGACAATGCAACTAATCTTATCAACTTAGGCAGGAAGCTGCCACAATCACTTGACGTGTATGAAAATTAAGTTAGATTTGTGATTGCACAAGTGTGGCATTATTTTCTGAACGTGAACACTAAGTTATAAATTGTACCACAGAATCAATTAAACTACACTCATTAAGATTGAACTCAGATAAATAGGAAGTTTATGAAATATTCTGAAGATGTTAAGGATCCCTTTCTACCAAATATGCATGCTTTCTTACGTTCATCTATGattgatttattaaatttgtagtTGAAGAAACCTTTTCATCCTACTCGTGGAGTCCCAACTGCTATCAATTGCCTAGCAACACTGCTTAAGGAACCTGTGGTTAGGTCTTCCTTTGTTCAGGCAGATGGGGTCAAGTTACTTGTGCCATTGATTTCACCAGCATCCACACAACAGTCCATTCAGGTAAGTTTGTCGGACTCTACCTCTGAGAATCTGAAAATCTGAGTAATTGAATTTTTCCGTAGTTGGCCTATACCAATAGGATAGGTGTGCTTGGGTAAGCATGGTATATCTAGCTATGCCTGTAATACTTGCTAGAAATCGAAGAGTCTGTATTGCATTTAGTAAGAGACGGATAACTTATGCTTGGTGCTTTTTACCAAATAATGATTGTTTTGATCAACATTGATAGAGTGATTTCTGATTTCAGATTTGTTGGCTTAAATTGAATtatcacttaaaaaaataaaatgttattgatGAAGTTATTTAGATTTCGTGGGTGATTTTTTAAGGATAGACAAAGTGAACTTAATTGATAAATTCCTCTGTAACAGCTTCTTTATGAAACATGTCTGTGCATATGGCTCTTATCCTATTATGAGCCAGCAATTGAATATTTGGCTACTTCAAGGACCCTTCCTCGACTTATTGATGTTGTTAAGAGCTCTACAAAAGAGAAGGTATTGCTTATTGAATTTATCTGCATCTCATTTCTCTCTTATAAACAAAATGTTGTTCACATCTCTCTATTTCTTACAATATCATCAGTAGTTTCAGACTTATTGTTCTTTTATAGCTGTTAGCTTAATTTGTATTAACTTTCTGCTATATCTCTGTCTGTATTAGTAGCAAGtagatattttttgtttataactTACTCTGGCATAGCAGTCTAATGTTGGTACACTTGATTTACAAGGTGGTTAGAGTTATTGTGCTGACTCTTAAGAACTTGATGTCAAAAGGGACATTGGGTGCTCAGATGGTTGACCTTCAGCTGCCACAAGTTGTCCAGAGTTTAAAGGCACAAGCATGGAGTGATGAGGTCAGATAATTAAGACCTACACTACGTTAATTTCCTGTTGAACTTGTGTGCAAATTTATAGCAGGTGCCATgcagagaaaaatatttttgatttataCCTTTTGCTATTTGAACCTTAACCGTAAAGTTACTGTCTTGTGACCTCACAATCAGAGGTTCAATTCCTGAAAACAGTGTCTTGCAGGATTAGGTATTATGCACCTATGCCTACCCTCCCCAAACCCCATCAAGTGGGACGGGGAGTCTTGTGCTTTAGGTTGCCCTCTATTTACATCTTGCTACTATTGAAGTATTTGCTATCAGAactaatattttagtttttttgtcaTCATAGTCAGTGTTTTTATATAACATGGCCTTTGCAATATTATGTATTATTTCTTGTCTTATGTTGTCATGCCGATACCATAAACAGTTAGATACACTTGCTGTTATCTGTGACTCATCACCCTTTTAATGGCACTTACCATTTGATGTATGCACTTAGGAAAGTCAGATTTACTGTTACAGCAGAATTTACTTATTGGAATGATATGATGCTTCCTTTCGAGTATTTATTCTTACTCAATAGATAAGTTGTGATTTACAACATGGTTGATGAAATTTGATTAATCTGTGATGCATTGCTTCCTGGTTACACAGTGACTCTTGTGTTGGGCATAACAATAGCGTTGTCTCTGTTTTCTATTTGCACTGTAATGCACAAGTGTACATGAACCCTTATGCATGATACACCAATCATGCTGCTAACTTTAATACACATTCTGGAAGGTTCACCGGACATCAGTTTTTGACTATTCTAAAGTGCCTTTTCCATTCTCTCCTTCATTTGCTTAAactatatgtgtgtgtattgCTTGAGATTTATCACATTATCTTAAATTACAAACTTAAAAATAGATAGCTCTTTTAAACCTCTATTATTACATTTCCTTTTGAGATAGCCTATTTTGTATTGCTAGCCCAATATTTCTATTGATTAGAAAAGTTTGTATAGGACTTATTGGAGGCACTGAATTCTCTGGAAGAAGGGCTTAAGGATAATATTAAAAGACTAAGTTCTTTTGATATGTACAAGCAAGAAGTTCTCCTTGGCCATCTAGATTGGTCTCCCATGCACAAAGATCCCTTATTCTGGAGAGAAAATATAACCAACTTTGAAGAAAATGATTTCCAGGTATATGTGCATTTCTTCCTTTATgctttaatttatttcttatttaagcAAACATGAAAATTTAGGCTGAGGAAATAACAAGGGCTTCAGTTGCTTGTGACCGTACTAATTTCTGTTATTTCGTATAAAATTGGTATTCTCAGATTGTGCTCATATTTGATAGGTCCTTACAATCAAGAACCTATAGAAACCCAGTAACACCCACTCACACTGAATAACCTCCTTGTATTACCAAAGAATCAAGAGTACAAGATACACTGTGTGcccgagagcttaacctccctcCAAAGAACTACAAGAGTTCCCGCCAAACAATAACACTTCAAAACTCTCCTCTCTCACCAACCAACCCACCCCTTTTATACTGACTTACCTAACTGCCAGGCAGTTAGGCTGGGTAATGTTTCTCCTTCTACTAGATACAATTAATTCCCTAACAATACACCCCTTCCCcaacaaccttgtccccaaggttgaaaaactgctctcttttttttttttctttttttattatatcgcCCCATCTTCCAACGGAGGCACCCTCTTCTCACCCACAGCCTTCTTTAGTTGGGGAACATGAAATATTGAGTGTATTCTTGCTGTCTCGGTTAATTGTAAATGAAAATCTACTTTCCCCACATGCTGTAACCGTGCAGGGAGCTTCAGTCAATTCACCCATCATGTCACCTCTTGTCCCCTGTTCCACTACGCACATTTCCCAAACCCGAAAAACGTGGTAGTGCGCCTGCAACACGGTTTCCAATTCTGCTTTCTGCCCCTCCGTCAAATCCACTTGCCCCTCACCGTCCACCTCTTTCTCCACTTGGCCCATATCCCAAGCTATGACCCATGACTCAGCATctgtcaattttaataaagattGAGGCTCCACCAGCTGTCGGGCTAACGCTGGGTCTCCTTGTATCTTCACCTTCTTACCTTCCACGATATACCCCATTGTCATTTCCTTCCAATTTATCATCACCTCCCCCAGTTTAGCTAGCCATTCAACCCCCAATATGATGTCTACTCCGCCCAGTTCGAATAAATGGAGCCTCTCCTCAACCACGGCCTCCGCCAATCTGATCTCTACATGCTCACAACACCCTCTCGTCTCTTTCCGCTGTCCATCCCCCAAACTCACCTGATAAGGGGGCGTATCATTTATGGGTAACTTCAGCTCTTCCGCAAGTCTCCGACTAATAAAGTTGTGGCTGGCCCCGCTGTCGATGAGGACTAGCACCTCCCTGTGCCCAATCTTCCCCCTCAATTTCATCGTCTTCGGTTGGGTTAACCCTCCGACGGAACACGCCGATAGCTCCATaggttttgaattttgatctatCCCTTCTTCCGCTTCGTCATCCTCATCCTCCGCCAACAGCAAAACTCGCAGACTCTTCTCCGAGCATCGGTGGCCAGGAGCAAAGGGGCCTCCGCACCGGAAACAACGACCCTCTTCTCTCCTTTTAAGAAATTCCGGATACGGTAAGTTTCGCACCGTCCGTCCCCGATTATCGGCGCCTCCGGTCACACTCCCTATCGAGTTGCTCGCCGGCATCGCTCCCTCTCTCCTAGCTGATCCATTGCCTTCCGTTCCCCCTGTCCGGTTTGTGGACTGGCGTTCGGTTTCGCCACGTACTACCGACCCTATCATGCGCGACCCCGATGGGTTAATTTTCATCCCGTTCCAGCCCCCTCCTTTCGCCCTCATTATCGCATCTTCTACATCCCGCGCGATCCTGATCGCAACCATGAATTCTTGAGGATCTTGAATGCGGACTTGTCCCTTGATGTCTTCTCGCAGTCCAACGAGAAAAAACCCCATCACCAGCTCCTCCGATAACCCCCGAGTCTGACCTATTAATATTTCAAAGCTCCGGACGTACTCCTCCACTGATCCCTCTTGCCGCATTGTCGCAAGCTGTTCAAACACCGATCCTCTGGATCCCCCTCCAAACCGATTTACTAACGCCATTTTTAGGGCCGTCCAAGAACGAATCTTGGCTTTTTCCTTCCAAACATTAAACCAGTAACTCGCGCTGCCCTCCATACTAATATACGCCAGTTCCACCTTATCCTCCTCCGCCACTTTTTGAATGTGGAAGAAACGTTCTGCCCGATTAATCCAGCTGTGAGGTTCTTCCCCTTCGAACGATGGTAGATCCACCCGTCTTCGCCAATTGTGTGGTATCCCCCCATGATCAAGTCTTCCCCCATTATCATTCACCGAACTGTCACTCCCTTCAGAGTTTCCTTCGTGATTATTCGTTCTCACCCCCATCATCTGCATCATCTGCTGTATATCTCGTCTCACCTCGGCCGCTTCCACCTTCATCCCCTCCATTGTAATTTCCAGTGCCTCCATTCTTCCTTCCATGGCTTTATCCGTCAACCCAATTtaatccggcaggtcggaccaaatgatAGGTCCTTACAATCAAGAACCTATAGAAACCCAGTAACACCCACTCACACTGAATAACCTCCTTGTATTACCAAAGAATCAAGAGTACAAGATACACTGTGTGcccgagagcttaacctccctcCAAAGAACTACAAGAGTTCCCGCCAAACAATAACACTTCAAAACTCTCCTCTCTCACCAACCAACCCACCCCTTTTATACTGACTTACCTAACTGCCAGGCAGTTAGGCTGGGTAATGTTTCTCCTTCTACTAGATACAATTAGTTCCCTAACAATATTGGGTTTCACCTTGATAGAAATGGTGGTTATGCACTAATACTAACTGGCTGGCTAGAGTGCTTGTGTAATCTATGAAGCTTGGACACACCTCTTCAATGGTGTGTCCCTGGGTATGACATATACCAGACATCGACACCTGTATGACACGTATTAAAGTGTCTAATttagaaaacatatttttgggtcTATGACAACTCTGACAATGTGAATAAGGGCAGATACCATGATTTTTATTCTAAGTAtctattataattatagaaataaggaACAAGTTCTAAATAATGAAGAATGTTtagattatatatgtattattaggaTGTTTTTGTTCATTCTCCTATCGTATCTTTATTCAATATAGAActttttgaacttgtttgtttttctttagaTGAATCTCGGCTAGAGTGTTCTTTTCGATGATGATTATTAAGAAGGGGATGCAATGTCTCAAATGAATTAGATTCTCTTTTCACTTTTTGGATTTTGGATAGAtggattaaatttattttttgttttaggtaACAATATGTTCAGATTTTTTTATctgattaacttttttttcatagaTGATTTTGACTATGTAACTCTTGATtgtgaatttaaataattcataatgatGTTCAATACACTACATACCACACACAGAGACACCCCTGTGTTGCTGTGTCCGGTGTCTATATCAATGTGAGTGTCTGTGATACCTCTCTTATACTTTTCCATTTAAGACGGTAGGGAATTACTTGATGTGTTCCGTGATAGAATATGACCTCACACATAGGACTTAGTCTCAGCATTACGCAGTTGATTGTGCAAGGtatatatgttttgtttcttATAGTAATTGTGATGGTATCAAAATGGATGGTGTTTTGCAAGCTGTGCAGACATGACATGAATTTCAATTGATAATTGGTGTGTACTCTGACGCTTTTGTTAGAAAAATAGGCTTGAGTTCAAGAGAGGGGTGAATTAAACTTGAAAAGAATTTAGaaagtttttataaatgattgaaCGGTTAACTTTGAACAATAAACAAACCATTTTCAGCTTCTAGAAATACTACTTTTAATGTTCTTTAATTTTCCATAACCCTGCAATATGTATATAATTCAGATGAGTtgtaagagaaaagaagagaataacACCAAGAATTATAGTGTTCATCCGCATCTGGTTGTTGAATCACCTTGATTAGACTAGTAGACTAATTTCAAGTTTTTAGAAGCACCTTACAAGAAATTTAGTACAACACAAGATCTTGAATCCTACTAGATCTCTTACAACCTTTTGTGAACCTTTCACAACAAAACCTTCTTGACAGCCCTAGTCTAGAACAACCAACAACAAAGAAAGCAATTTGGAATTGAATACAATTAAGTTCAAAAAATAACTCCCTCTAGAAGCAATGCTTGGTGATCCTCAACAAAAATGAGTTGCAACACTTAATCTTGATCTTTAGAAAGATTTTTCAGAATCAGAACTCCCAAAGATAGTTTTTCGGTCAACTAAAAGTAGGATTCTgaagtttaaataaaatgttggATAAAATGCTATTTCGGGTTTtctttttgaagagaaaagatagaaaataatTCCGATGAATTGATATTTTCAACTGGTTGAAAATCTATTTCAATTGATTGAGAAGTGAGAAATTGGTTTTCAACAGAAGTTTCAGGTTTTTAACCAATTAAAaacttgttttaatcgattgaaATGCTATGCTTGTGTTTTCTACCAAGCTATGAACATTTCAACCTTCTAAAACAGATTATAATCAATTGAATTCTTAACTTTCCTTTAGACCCAGTGAATTCGTGTAAAAACTCTTTGGAAACAATTTTAGCACAAAATATCAAGATCAGGCATCACACCCTCACTCAAACAAACTCTAAACCTAAGAATTAAAACTCAACTAGACTCAAACAATAAAATCATCCAATCTTTATCAAGGTTGAGGCAAACTCCATTAAGTCATTCATCTTGAAATGGTTGGAAACATCAAATCATATCTTCTAATCTAAGTTTTCATTGGCGTTAATACATTGTAAATGATTGCAGCTGACTGAATCTCTTCTTTGTCAGTGTCATTAAGTTATGGTCAAAAgagataaatatgtttaattaatttatttcctTATAACTATCATTTTGAGTCCTAAAGCGTTGCCGGTAAAACTTATTCCGTGGTCCAAtatcatttctttttataaaatcaaataactttTAAACAGTTTATGGTTCTGTGTAGCGGTATTGTTACTTGATTTCATCGTGTTAGATAAATACTTTTGGTGTTTGTAAATTAAATAGATATGATATTCATCTCAAAGTAAATATACATTATACTGTACGAAATATAGAAAAtcaatgttaaaatgttttgtTCCTTTGAGTAGTGTGCTCGTGGATCCCATCAAATGAGATATGCTTGCTTACTATAAAACTATTTTCCTTGCTATCcattttgataaagaaaaatatttttatagcgGGAACGGGTGATTATGCTATATTAAGTGCCATTTGATAATGCTAGAAAGGAAAGATGATGATAGTGTAATCGTGCACCCTCTATCCTAAACATTCTACTGATCATCTTCTATTTATTAATACTATCTTCATCTGTTACAGATCCTAAGGGTCCTAATAACAATTTTGGACACTTCTAGTGATCCAAGGACTCTGGCAGTTGCTTGTTATGATCTTTCACAGTTTATCCAGCATCATCCTGCTGGACGGATAATTGTGACAGACCTCAAGGCCAAGGAACGGGTGATGAAGCTTATGAACCATGAAAATGCTGAAGTTACTAAGAATGCACTACTCTGCATCCAGCGGCTTTTCCTAGGTGCCAAGTACGCAAGTTTCTTGCAGGTTTAATTCTGTTTTGTACGTTGGTGGCCTACTGGATGCACTTAATTCCTTCAACTTCACTGCTGTCTCAAATATTGGGTCGGTTCTCGTGTACAAGGCTTATTCATTGCtttagtaattaatttattgtgTATGGCATATTAAAATTTCGGTTTCAACAGTAGAACAAATTTTATGTGAGAAATAAGTATTCTGCTGCCGAATAAAAGaagttttgtaattaaatacTCGAACTTGTGCTTGTAGTTACGTTGAATTTGTTAGAGAACAacatttattgttaaatatGAGCTATCTGAATGAGTCGAGGGGTCAATGGAccaaataaatgtttattttataggtttataatgttatatattgtattttagtTACTGacaatttcttttagaaatgtCGAAGTGTAAGTcagaaataattatatattaactagAGAACTTGGTGATGATTATACAAAATggcattttcatttttaattttaaaatagaaaattaatttttaaaactgatgttctatttttttttattttttaaatagatatcTATCCATATCTTTAATAAACATCAGTCACATTCattataatctttattttgtttaataaagtAATAGTCATCTTTATTATGactttaataaactataaattccttaatttaaaatcttctcATTCAAATTTGATTATAAAACCACAATCCAACAAAAACCCAATAACACAATTTAGTACAATTACATCCCATAAATCACAATTTCTACACTGCAACGACAATAATTCAGTAGCATATAACCAAAccataataaaatttcaattcatcTTCTAGTCATGCAACACCTTTCACAACAAACATTCAATCAACTCAAATTCACACTTACAACAAATGAAAATTTCACCAATGAATTATCTAAAttcaaaattgactcaaattttAGCTTATGTCAACTTTGAAGAGACAAcctaaaaatttgaaaagtcCCAACTGACTTCGAACTCACAAAACCTCTACCTTAACCTATAGACAATGAAAAGACGATCGAACCCAACCAACAAAACACTAGTTAACAAAGAGTAAAATTAAAGATGCTAGAAGTACATACAAACTCAAAAAGACCTCACACACTTTCCAAAAGAGAATAGGTGTGAAAAGGAGATGAAATTTCAACTTAACTGAAAagatatttcatttatttttcctttctttttactattaaaccaaaataaagtATAGAAACAATTTCATAAATTGTGATAACTGCTTTAGAACCACTCAAATTGTGTCAATTATGCTCATTCTTCCCATGTTTTACAATAGTTATCGTAAGCTAACTCTTTTTTCGATTTAGTTTTATTCCTTTCTTAAC contains:
- the LOC108319170 gene encoding V-type proton ATPase subunit H; this encodes MDQAELTTELVLSRDIPWETYMSTKLISSTSLQLLRRYDHRSESHRAQLLDDDGPSYVRVFVRVLRDIFKEDTVEYVLALIDEMLAANPKRARLFHDSTLADEDTYEPFLRLLWKGNWFIQEKSCKILALIVSVRPKNQNGVVSNGEASNGKKPFTTIDDVLIGLVKWLCEQLKKPFHPTRGVPTAINCLATLLKEPVVRSSFVQADGVKLLVPLISPASTQQSIQLLYETCLCIWLLSYYEPAIEYLATSRTLPRLIDVVKSSTKEKVVRVIVLTLKNLMSKGTLGAQMVDLQLPQVVQSLKAQAWSDEDLLEALNSLEEGLKDNIKRLSSFDMYKQEVLLGHLDWSPMHKDPLFWRENITNFEENDFQILRVLITILDTSSDPRTLAVACYDLSQFIQHHPAGRIIVTDLKAKERVMKLMNHENAEVTKNALLCIQRLFLGAKYASFLQV